A single window of Liolophura sinensis isolate JHLJ2023 chromosome 6, CUHK_Ljap_v2, whole genome shotgun sequence DNA harbors:
- the LOC135467179 gene encoding mediator of RNA polymerase II transcription subunit 29-like — protein MANVQAGQGVPQTTGVAQSSQIQQSAIDVDPIAKFQLLLPTLKHSLVNLMKISSQVLQQNGFTDGGRGKLSESPSPQQKFEKSLEEFYSICDQIEVNLRLALETHCEIADSVKNTPVPLHGQKLDSTVSHDGQTSQSGLYSQYLTIVQAQINCAKELHEMLTESARKLGES, from the exons ATGGCGAATGTACAAGCAGGCCAAGGTGTTCCACAAACGACGGGTGTGGCTCAGTCCTCTCAAATCCAACAGTCTGCTATTGACGTGGATCCAATAGCAAAGTTTCAACTGCTTCTGCCAACTCTGAAACATTCTCTTGTG AACTTGATGAAGATTTCTAGCCAAGTGTTGCAACAGAACGGTTTTACAGATGGAGGCAG GGGTAAATTAAGTGAGAGCCCATCCCCTCAACAGAAATTTGAGAAGAGCCTTGAGGAGTTTTATTCCATCTGTGATCAGATTGAAGTCAACTTG aGGCTTGCTTTGGAGACACACTGTGAGATAGCAGACAGTGTTAAAAACACCCCAGTGCCACTGCATGGACAGAAGCTAGACTCGACTGTATCACACGATGGACAGACCTCTCAGTCTGGCCTTTATTCACAGTACCTGACTATTGTCCAAGCTCAGATCAACTGTGCCAAGGAACTTCATGAAATGCTTACAGAAAGTGCCAGAAAATTGGGGGAAAGTTGA